A portion of the Blastopirellula sediminis genome contains these proteins:
- a CDS encoding 4Fe-4S dicluster domain-containing protein: MNPKPQHNSAPQLGQMVRIAKEELGAIVQELRERGYRTILPKVADGAVIYDEAEDASALPIGVIDEQDAARYRLRESGQSGYFDYVVGPHAVKQYLFPPVETLLRADRVDGAWSFETPKPECEPTAIIGVRACDLHAIAIQDRVFLEGAYVDEGYRARREKLVLIAVNCRRAAITCFCHSMGTGPAVKRGFDLSLTELEEEFAVEVGSSLGSEVMAACRWSPCTDSETGEVRAIPERLERKMVEGGRGFVDGEDEAGNARELDIRGIRDLLVNNLDHKHWDAVAERCLSCANCTMVCPTCFCASVDEVSDLTGDHVSRERTWGSCFNAEHSYMNSGVVRHTIRSRYRQWLVHKLATWIDQFDTSGCVGCGRCITWCPVGIDLTEEVAAIRETQT; encoded by the coding sequence ATGAATCCGAAACCGCAGCACAATTCGGCGCCGCAGCTGGGGCAAATGGTTCGAATCGCCAAGGAGGAGCTTGGCGCGATCGTCCAAGAGCTGCGCGAGCGGGGTTACCGGACGATCCTGCCCAAAGTGGCGGATGGCGCGGTCATTTATGATGAAGCGGAAGACGCCAGCGCTTTGCCGATCGGCGTCATCGACGAGCAGGACGCGGCCCGCTATCGATTGCGAGAGAGCGGACAGAGCGGCTATTTCGACTACGTCGTCGGTCCGCATGCGGTGAAACAATATCTCTTTCCGCCGGTTGAAACGCTGCTGCGTGCGGATCGCGTCGATGGAGCTTGGAGTTTTGAGACGCCAAAGCCGGAATGCGAACCGACGGCGATCATCGGCGTGCGGGCATGCGACCTGCATGCCATTGCGATTCAAGACCGCGTCTTTCTGGAAGGCGCCTATGTCGACGAAGGTTATCGGGCACGACGCGAGAAGCTGGTCCTGATCGCCGTCAACTGTCGTCGCGCGGCGATAACCTGTTTTTGCCATTCGATGGGGACGGGACCTGCCGTCAAACGTGGATTTGATCTTTCCCTGACGGAACTGGAGGAGGAATTTGCGGTAGAGGTCGGTTCCTCTCTTGGAAGTGAGGTGATGGCCGCATGTCGCTGGTCTCCATGCACGGATTCAGAAACGGGTGAAGTGCGTGCGATTCCTGAACGGCTTGAGCGGAAGATGGTGGAAGGGGGAAGAGGGTTCGTCGATGGAGAGGATGAAGCCGGGAACGCCCGCGAACTGGATATCCGCGGGATTCGCGATCTGCTGGTCAATAACCTGGATCATAAACATTGGGACGCAGTAGCGGAGCGCTGTTTGTCGTGCGCGAATTGCACCATGGTTTGTCCGACTTGCTTTTGCGCGTCGGTGGACGAAGTCTCCGATCTCACGGGAGACCATGTCTCGCGTGAACGAACCTGGGGGTCCTGTTTCAACGCTGAGCACTCGTACATGAACTCCGGCGTCGTTCGCCACACCATTCGTTCGCGTTATCGGCAATGGTTGGTCCATAAGCTGGCGACCTGGATCGATCAGTTCGATACGTCAGGCTGCGTCGGTTGCGGGCGATGCATTACCTGGTGCCCGGTCGGAATCGATCTGACCGAAGAGGTCGCGGCGATTCGGGAGACGCAAACATGA
- a CDS encoding Crp/Fnr family transcriptional regulator codes for MSDSELIEVIRRVDCFQGISEEDLQTVAAMGHVVEYDKSATIFREGDAAVTSYVVISGTVSLEICAPGFGCRRISTVREGEFLGWSPVLDNLHLTVTGRTVEPTRLVELPKQELLALCERSPRFGYSFMRGIAQTLARRLNAARMQLLNLFGDEAESSLGSD; via the coding sequence ATGTCCGACTCCGAACTGATTGAAGTGATACGCCGCGTCGACTGCTTTCAAGGAATCAGCGAAGAAGACCTGCAGACCGTCGCCGCCATGGGGCATGTCGTCGAATATGACAAAAGCGCGACGATCTTCCGCGAAGGAGACGCGGCGGTGACGTCGTATGTGGTGATCTCGGGAACCGTCTCGCTGGAGATTTGCGCGCCAGGGTTCGGTTGCCGCCGGATCTCGACGGTGCGGGAAGGGGAGTTTCTCGGCTGGTCGCCGGTGCTCGATAATCTGCATCTCACGGTGACCGGACGAACGGTCGAGCCGACCCGCCTGGTTGAGCTCCCCAAACAAGAGTTGCTCGCACTTTGCGAGCGGAGCCCGCGGTTTGGCTATTCGTTCATGCGCGGCATTGCGCAAACTTTGGCCCGCCGTTTGAACGCGGCGCGGATGCAACTGTTGAACCTGTTTGGGGACGAGGCGGAATCGTCTTTGGGAAGTGACTAG
- a CDS encoding hydrogenase maturation nickel metallochaperone HypA/HybF, translating into MHERSLAGALLTQVAEVAKSHGGVRVATIRISVGQFAGVEPDLFQSALEELLVESPFCGASVEMKVVDIEALCPECRQPFAVKSFSFTCPACGCQRTQVIRGEGLILESVVLKEMTPCPTPN; encoded by the coding sequence ATGCACGAACGATCTTTAGCCGGTGCGCTGTTAACGCAAGTCGCCGAAGTGGCGAAATCGCATGGCGGCGTGCGCGTGGCGACGATTCGGATAAGCGTCGGCCAGTTTGCCGGCGTCGAGCCTGATCTGTTTCAGTCGGCGCTGGAAGAGCTATTGGTAGAATCGCCGTTTTGCGGCGCGTCCGTCGAGATGAAAGTGGTCGACATCGAGGCGCTTTGTCCCGAATGTCGGCAGCCGTTTGCGGTGAAGTCGTTTTCCTTTACCTGTCCGGCTTGCGGATGCCAACGGACGCAGGTGATCCGGGGAGAGGGGTTGATTTTGGAGAGCGTGGTTTTGAAGGAGATGACGCCATGTCCGACTCCGAACTGA
- the ppsA gene encoding phosphoenolpyruvate synthase: protein MNTLTQADLILWFNEVGIDDIPRVGGKNASLGEMYGELQEKGISIPNGFAITADAYRSFLHDAGLDEKIPQILRDLNTRDIENLRDRGSRIRHAIQSATFPPELEQAICAAYDQLQVDGSPDVAVRSSATAEDLPDASFAGQQETYLNVRGHAQLLESCRKCFASLFTDRAISYRADKGFDHSKIALSIGVQRMVRSDLSSSGVMFSIDTETGFKDAVLINASYGLGENVVQGSVSPDEFYVFKPTLKDGFRPILKKHLGTKEFKLVYDVGGSRMTKNIPVPPDDRSRFAINDDDILQLARWAVIIEDHYSNKRGRFTPMDMEWAKDGKTGELFIVQARPETVQSQRTGETLETFRLVEKGKRLVTGRSVGERIAVGKVRVIKDASHLQLFQDGEVLVTDKTDPDWEPIMKKAAAIVTNRGGRTCHAAIVSRELGLPAVVGAANATDLLQTGMPVTVSCAEGDAGYVYDGELKFEVEQVQIGDLARPNVHIMMNVANPDEAFRLAQIPNDGVGLARMEFIINNSISIHPQALLEFDQLSDPAAKARIAQMTTGYVDKPQFFVDMLAAGVGQIAAAFYPRDVIVRMSDFKTNEYANLVGGAPFEPREENPMIGFRGASRYYDPRYRDAFGLECQAMRKVREVMGLTNVKLMIPFCRTVDEGRKVFEVMKQHGLERGKKGLEVYVMCELPSNVWCAAEFAEIFDGFSIGSNDLTQLTLGVDRDSEIVAHVFDERNPAVTRAIASAIQTAKETGRKIGICGQAPSDYPDFAQFLVEQGIDSISLNPDAVLKTTLDILRLEGEIQKPEPAWR, encoded by the coding sequence ATGAACACGCTAACCCAGGCCGACCTGATCTTGTGGTTTAACGAAGTCGGTATCGACGACATCCCAAGAGTCGGCGGCAAAAACGCTTCGCTCGGGGAAATGTATGGGGAATTGCAGGAGAAGGGAATTTCGATTCCCAACGGGTTCGCCATCACGGCCGACGCCTATCGCAGCTTTCTGCATGACGCCGGACTCGACGAAAAAATTCCCCAGATCCTCCGCGATCTCAACACGCGCGATATCGAAAACCTGCGTGACCGTGGGAGCCGCATTCGTCACGCGATTCAGTCCGCTACGTTTCCGCCAGAGCTGGAACAAGCGATCTGCGCCGCCTACGACCAGCTGCAAGTGGACGGATCGCCCGACGTCGCCGTTCGTTCCAGCGCGACGGCCGAAGATCTTCCGGACGCCAGCTTCGCCGGTCAGCAGGAAACCTATCTGAACGTGCGCGGCCACGCCCAATTACTGGAGTCGTGCCGCAAATGCTTTGCGTCTCTCTTTACCGACCGTGCGATTTCCTACCGCGCGGACAAGGGGTTCGATCACTCGAAGATCGCCCTCTCGATCGGCGTTCAGCGGATGGTCCGTTCCGACCTGTCCAGCTCCGGCGTGATGTTCTCGATCGACACCGAAACCGGGTTTAAAGATGCGGTGCTGATCAATGCGTCGTACGGACTGGGAGAAAACGTCGTCCAGGGTTCGGTCAGTCCGGACGAGTTCTATGTCTTCAAGCCCACCTTGAAGGATGGATTCCGGCCAATTCTCAAAAAGCACTTGGGAACCAAGGAATTCAAACTCGTCTACGACGTGGGAGGGAGCCGGATGACCAAAAACATCCCGGTCCCTCCCGATGACCGATCGCGCTTTGCAATCAACGATGACGACATTCTGCAGTTAGCCCGCTGGGCGGTCATCATCGAAGACCACTACAGCAACAAGCGGGGACGCTTCACCCCGATGGATATGGAATGGGCCAAAGATGGCAAGACCGGCGAGCTGTTCATCGTGCAGGCACGTCCCGAAACGGTGCAGTCGCAGCGTACCGGCGAAACGCTCGAGACCTTCCGCCTGGTCGAAAAGGGAAAACGCCTGGTAACCGGCCGGAGCGTCGGCGAGCGGATCGCTGTCGGCAAGGTCCGCGTGATCAAGGACGCGAGCCATCTTCAACTTTTCCAGGATGGCGAAGTCCTGGTCACTGATAAAACCGACCCCGACTGGGAACCGATCATGAAGAAGGCGGCCGCGATCGTCACCAATCGGGGCGGCCGAACTTGTCACGCGGCGATCGTCAGCCGCGAACTCGGTTTGCCGGCGGTCGTCGGCGCCGCCAATGCGACTGACTTGCTGCAAACCGGGATGCCGGTCACCGTCAGTTGCGCCGAAGGAGACGCCGGCTACGTCTACGACGGCGAGCTGAAGTTCGAGGTCGAGCAAGTTCAAATCGGCGACCTGGCTCGCCCCAACGTCCACATCATGATGAACGTCGCCAATCCGGACGAAGCGTTCCGGCTGGCCCAAATCCCCAACGACGGCGTCGGCCTCGCGCGGATGGAATTCATCATCAACAACTCGATTTCGATCCACCCGCAGGCGCTGCTTGAGTTCGATCAGCTTTCCGATCCGGCGGCCAAAGCCCGCATCGCCCAGATGACGACCGGCTATGTCGATAAGCCCCAATTCTTCGTCGACATGCTGGCCGCCGGAGTCGGACAAATCGCCGCCGCGTTTTATCCGCGCGACGTCATCGTCCGGATGAGCGACTTCAAAACCAACGAATACGCCAATCTTGTCGGCGGCGCCCCGTTTGAGCCACGTGAGGAAAACCCCATGATCGGCTTCCGCGGGGCGTCGCGTTATTACGATCCTCGCTATCGAGACGCGTTCGGTCTCGAATGCCAGGCGATGCGTAAAGTCCGCGAGGTGATGGGGCTGACCAACGTCAAGCTGATGATTCCGTTCTGCCGTACGGTAGACGAAGGACGCAAGGTCTTCGAAGTGATGAAACAGCACGGCCTGGAACGGGGCAAAAAAGGGTTGGAAGTCTACGTAATGTGCGAACTTCCAAGCAACGTCTGGTGCGCCGCGGAATTCGCCGAGATCTTCGACGGCTTCTCGATCGGCTCGAACGACCTGACGCAGTTGACCCTTGGCGTCGATCGCGATTCCGAAATCGTCGCCCACGTTTTTGATGAGCGGAACCCGGCCGTGACGCGAGCGATCGCCAGCGCCATTCAGACCGCCAAAGAAACGGGGCGCAAGATCGGTATCTGCGGTCAGGCGCCGAGCGACTATCCCGATTTCGCCCAGTTCCTGGTCGAACAAGGAATCGACAGCATCTCGCTCAACCCAGACGCGGTGCTCAAAACGACGCTCGACATTTTGCGTTTGGAGGGAGAAATCCAAAAGCCGGAACCTGCGTGGAGATGA
- a CDS encoding FAD/NAD(P)-binding protein, with product MNATPAPMPAVNPWLPRMFRIAEIIAEIPSVRTFRLAPESDETPDFLPGQFNMVYLPGYGEAAISISSGSHELRQMDHTIRAVGDVTKAIMRLGPGDQVGIRGPFGNPWPVARLRGKDVLLVAGGIGLAPLRPVIEYLLQNRREFGELKLIYGAKTPEELLYQRQFPAWAIAGLEMEVTVDRGTSAWKGHIGVVTELMRPLHGAKGKTTILTCGPEIMMRFVAREAINLGYDAGEIYVSLERNMKCAMGMCGVCQFGREFICKDGPIFPFPRVASLMQLEDL from the coding sequence ATGAATGCGACCCCCGCTCCCATGCCGGCAGTGAATCCGTGGTTGCCGCGAATGTTTCGGATCGCGGAAATCATCGCCGAGATCCCCAGCGTGCGCACGTTCCGCCTGGCGCCGGAATCGGATGAAACGCCTGACTTTTTGCCGGGGCAGTTCAACATGGTTTACCTGCCGGGGTACGGAGAAGCGGCGATCTCGATCAGTTCCGGTTCGCACGAACTTCGGCAGATGGATCATACAATTCGGGCGGTAGGAGACGTGACCAAAGCGATCATGCGACTAGGACCGGGGGATCAAGTTGGAATACGCGGTCCCTTTGGCAATCCCTGGCCAGTGGCCCGATTGCGAGGGAAAGATGTGCTGCTGGTCGCCGGGGGAATAGGCCTGGCGCCATTGCGGCCGGTGATCGAATACCTACTGCAGAATCGGCGCGAGTTCGGCGAACTGAAATTGATCTATGGCGCGAAGACTCCGGAAGAGTTGCTCTATCAGCGCCAGTTCCCCGCATGGGCGATCGCGGGGCTGGAGATGGAGGTGACGGTCGACCGGGGAACCTCTGCCTGGAAAGGGCACATTGGGGTGGTCACCGAGCTGATGCGGCCGCTACATGGCGCGAAGGGGAAGACCACGATCCTGACCTGCGGGCCGGAGATCATGATGCGGTTCGTCGCTCGTGAAGCGATCAACCTGGGGTATGACGCCGGGGAGATTTACGTCTCGCTGGAACGGAACATGAAGTGCGCGATGGGAATGTGCGGCGTCTGCCAATTTGGCCGCGAATTCATCTGCAAAGATGGACCGATCTTTCCCTTTCCGCGCGTGGCGTCGCTCATGCAATTGGAGGACCTGTGA
- a CDS encoding ferredoxin--NADP reductase — protein sequence MTTPTTTPIKSMSKREPAAPLLYNAAVVDIKPVHDTLRIFRVLADRSPLEFIPGQYIGLGLGNWEAGDEYETPPADQKKRIIQRAYSISWPILDDQNHLLRPGEMLPLEFYVTLVTHTQPHPQSLTPRLFHLKVGDRLWIGSRARGSYTLRRANPTDHFVFVATGTGEAPHNAMIAQLLSKGHTGPITNLACVRYRCDLGYLHQHRELERRYPNYRYVPLTTREPENVNPQRHDFVGKRYVQDVVVHWSANLGDDRPLDPKTTQVYLCGNPDMIGMPQSIGHAEPIYPEKTGMVELLQRQGFRLDQPLLAGNIHVEKYW from the coding sequence ATGACGACGCCGACCACAACACCGATCAAGTCGATGAGCAAGCGTGAGCCTGCAGCCCCGCTCCTCTACAACGCGGCGGTCGTCGACATCAAGCCGGTCCACGACACCTTGCGAATCTTCCGCGTGTTGGCCGATCGCAGCCCGCTGGAGTTTATCCCCGGGCAATATATCGGACTTGGACTAGGCAACTGGGAGGCGGGAGACGAGTACGAAACGCCTCCCGCCGATCAGAAAAAACGCATCATCCAGCGTGCCTATTCCATTAGTTGGCCGATCCTGGATGACCAGAATCATCTGCTGCGGCCCGGCGAAATGTTGCCGCTGGAGTTCTACGTCACGTTGGTGACGCATACGCAGCCTCATCCGCAATCGTTGACTCCCCGGCTATTCCACCTGAAGGTGGGCGATCGGCTGTGGATCGGCTCGCGAGCTCGTGGGAGCTACACGCTGCGGCGCGCCAATCCAACCGATCATTTCGTCTTCGTCGCGACTGGAACCGGCGAAGCGCCCCACAACGCGATGATCGCCCAACTGCTGTCCAAGGGACATACCGGCCCGATCACCAACCTGGCGTGCGTCCGCTATCGCTGCGACCTGGGGTACCTGCATCAACATCGCGAACTGGAACGAAGATACCCCAATTACCGCTATGTTCCGTTGACGACGCGGGAACCGGAAAACGTCAATCCGCAGCGCCACGACTTCGTCGGCAAGCGGTACGTCCAGGACGTCGTTGTGCACTGGTCGGCGAACCTGGGGGACGACCGCCCGCTCGATCCCAAAACGACCCAAGTCTATTTGTGCGGCAATCCCGACATGATCGGCATGCCGCAATCGATTGGTCATGCGGAGCCTATTTACCCGGAGAAGACCGGCATGGTGGAACTCTTGCAGCGGCAAGGGTTCCGGCTCGACCAGCCGCTGCTCGCCGGCAACATTCACGTCGAAAAATATTGGTAA
- a CDS encoding hydrogenase maturation protease — translation MRILAIGSLHGDDQAAWRIADALRGRGFESALAIQNVDQLLEHLAGDERVVLIDACSSGAATGTLFRFEWPDPRITDRTGLSSHGIDLPYVLRLAEALGRLPQDVVVYAIEIHSAQAGEGMSPEVAAAVQLAAESIAEELLGEGATQRCTNDL, via the coding sequence GTGCGAATCCTGGCCATTGGCAGTCTCCATGGCGACGACCAAGCCGCCTGGCGGATCGCCGATGCGCTTCGTGGGCGAGGTTTTGAGTCGGCGCTTGCGATTCAAAACGTCGACCAATTGCTGGAACATCTTGCGGGCGACGAGCGCGTGGTGCTGATTGACGCCTGCTCCAGCGGCGCGGCGACGGGAACTCTGTTTCGATTTGAGTGGCCTGATCCGCGCATCACCGACCGAACTGGTCTTTCTTCGCATGGAATTGATCTTCCGTATGTTCTGCGGCTAGCGGAGGCGCTGGGAAGGTTGCCCCAAGACGTTGTCGTCTACGCGATCGAAATTCATTCGGCGCAAGCGGGGGAGGGGATGTCGCCGGAGGTCGCAGCTGCGGTGCAGCTAGCGGCGGAGAGCATTGCCGAAGAACTATTGGGGGAGGGAGCGACCCAGCGATGCACGAACGATCTTTAG